A genome region from Altererythrobacter aquiaggeris includes the following:
- a CDS encoding N-acetylmuramoyl-L-alanine amidase: MDDELVHRYEASPNYNDRALPISMVVLHYTDMESADDALARMCDEQSQVSAHYLISRTGEVIQMVDESKRAWHAGMSFWRGHKDINSASIGIELDNDGVQFGYKPFPREQMEALIPLLARIVQEHDIPRTNVVGHSDVAPARKVDPGELFDWEWLAKLGLAIKRPDIPLGDPFENDGAFYLALERYGYDITDGHKAVEAFQRRWRPSLINGQIDGQIRAMLFHLLLERDRGDAR; the protein is encoded by the coding sequence ATGGATGACGAACTGGTCCACCGCTACGAAGCATCACCCAATTATAATGACCGCGCACTGCCGATTTCGATGGTGGTGCTGCATTATACCGACATGGAAAGCGCCGACGACGCGCTGGCGCGGATGTGCGACGAACAATCGCAAGTCAGCGCGCATTATCTGATCAGCCGAACCGGCGAGGTCATCCAAATGGTCGATGAAAGCAAACGCGCCTGGCATGCAGGGATGAGTTTCTGGCGCGGCCACAAGGATATCAATTCGGCGAGCATCGGTATCGAGCTTGATAATGACGGCGTGCAATTCGGCTACAAACCTTTCCCGCGTGAACAGATGGAAGCGCTGATCCCGCTGCTCGCGCGGATCGTGCAGGAGCACGACATTCCGCGCACCAATGTTGTCGGCCATTCCGACGTTGCGCCGGCGCGCAAGGTCGATCCTGGTGAACTGTTCGATTGGGAATGGCTGGCAAAGCTCGGGCTGGCGATCAAGCGGCCCGACATTCCCTTGGGTGATCCGTTCGAGAATGACGGCGCTTTTTATCTCGCTCTTGAACGGTACGGTTATGACATCACCGATGGTCACAAGGCGGTAGAAGCGTTCCAGCGGCGCTGGAGGCCGTCGCTGATCAATGGCCAGATCGACGGACAAATTCGTGCAATGCTGTTCCATCTGCTCTTGGAACGTGACCGCGGAGACGCTAGGTAA